The following are encoded in a window of Halorarum salinum genomic DNA:
- a CDS encoding excinuclease ABC subunit C produces MDASEVRDRAGTLPREPGVYQFLEGDAVLYVGKAVDVRDRVRSYADPRSVRVGRMVERADALDFAVTDTETQALLLEANLIKRHTPRFNVRLKDDKSYPLVQLTDHPVPRIEVTRDPEEGATVFGPFTDKGRVDTVVKALRETYGLRGCSDHKYAGRDRPCLDYEMGLCSAPCTGEISQNDYRADVESATRFFEGETGVLADPLERAMNEAAGEHEYERAANLRDRLDAIESFHGEGEEAVSGRSDERAVDVLGAALEGDAATVARLHSERGQLVDRTRHSLEAPEGEGRVAAVLAAFLVQYYAERELPDAILLSERPADGDVLDWLAAEGVSVRVPGAGREAKLVELALKNARNAPTKTDGLAALGDRLGVDRPERIEGFDVSHGQGRHVVGSDVCFVGGTAEKSDYRRKKLVDQNDDYGNMRELVRWRAERAVEGRDDRSDPDLLLVDGGEGQLGAARDALREVGWDAPVVALAKDRELVVTPDGVRDWPDDDPALHVLQRVRDEAHRFAVQYHQTLRDDVSTVLDEVPGVGPRTRRRLLRRFGSVENVRAASADDLRDVPGVGAKTAEALRSRL; encoded by the coding sequence ATGGATGCGAGCGAGGTCCGCGACCGGGCCGGGACCCTCCCGCGCGAGCCCGGCGTCTACCAGTTCCTCGAGGGGGACGCCGTTCTCTACGTCGGCAAGGCGGTGGACGTCCGCGACCGGGTGCGCTCCTACGCCGACCCTCGTTCCGTCCGCGTCGGACGGATGGTCGAGCGGGCCGACGCGCTGGACTTCGCGGTCACGGACACCGAGACGCAGGCGCTGCTGCTCGAGGCGAACCTCATCAAGCGGCACACCCCGCGGTTCAACGTCCGGCTGAAGGACGACAAGTCCTACCCGCTGGTCCAGTTGACGGACCATCCGGTCCCGCGAATCGAGGTGACCCGCGACCCCGAGGAGGGCGCGACCGTGTTCGGCCCGTTCACCGACAAGGGCCGGGTGGACACGGTCGTGAAGGCGCTCCGGGAGACGTACGGGCTGCGCGGCTGCTCGGACCACAAGTACGCCGGCCGCGACCGCCCGTGCCTCGACTACGAGATGGGACTGTGTTCGGCCCCCTGCACCGGCGAGATCTCCCAGAACGACTACCGCGCGGACGTGGAGTCGGCGACGCGGTTCTTCGAGGGCGAGACCGGCGTGCTCGCCGACCCCCTCGAACGAGCGATGAACGAGGCAGCGGGGGAGCACGAGTACGAGCGCGCCGCGAACCTCCGGGACAGGCTCGACGCGATCGAGTCCTTCCATGGCGAGGGCGAGGAGGCGGTCTCGGGCCGGTCCGACGAGCGGGCGGTCGACGTGCTGGGCGCCGCCCTGGAGGGGGACGCGGCGACGGTCGCGCGACTCCACAGCGAGCGGGGACAGCTGGTCGACCGGACGCGTCACTCCCTCGAGGCGCCGGAGGGCGAGGGCCGAGTCGCGGCGGTGCTCGCGGCGTTCCTCGTCCAGTACTACGCCGAACGGGAGCTCCCGGACGCGATCCTCCTCTCGGAGCGGCCGGCCGACGGCGACGTGCTCGACTGGCTCGCGGCCGAAGGGGTGTCGGTACGCGTGCCGGGCGCCGGACGCGAGGCGAAACTGGTCGAGCTGGCGCTCAAGAACGCCCGGAACGCGCCGACGAAGACGGACGGACTGGCGGCGCTGGGTGACCGACTCGGCGTCGATCGACCGGAGCGCATCGAGGGGTTCGACGTGAGCCACGGCCAGGGGAGACACGTCGTCGGCTCGGACGTCTGCTTCGTGGGCGGGACCGCCGAGAAGTCGGACTACCGGCGCAAGAAGCTCGTCGACCAGAACGACGACTACGGCAACATGCGCGAACTCGTCCGCTGGCGCGCCGAGCGGGCGGTCGAGGGGCGCGACGACAGGTCTGACCCGGACCTGCTGCTCGTCGACGGCGGCGAGGGGCAACTCGGCGCGGCCCGCGACGCGCTCCGGGAGGTCGGCTGGGACGCGCCGGTCGTGGCGCTCGCGAAGGACCGGGAGCTGGTCGTCACGCCCGACGGGGTGCGCGACTGGCCCGACGACGACCCGGCGCTCCACGTGCTCCAGCGAGTGCGCGACGAGGCGCACCGCTTCGCCGTGCAGTACCATCAGACGCTCCGCGACGACGTCTCGACGGTGCTCGACGAGGTACCCGGCGTCGGCCCGCGGACCCGGCGACGTCTGCTCCGACGGTTCGGCTCGGTCGAGAACGTCCGCGCGGCGAGCGCCGACGACCTCCGGGACGTCCCCGGCGTCGGCGCCAAGACGGCGGAAGCGCTCCGCTCGCGGCTGTAG
- the mdh gene encoding malate dehydrogenase, with amino-acid sequence MTKVSIIGAAGTVGAAAGYNLALRDIVDELVFVDIPDQRETTVGQAADTNHGIAYDSNTTVVQGEYEDTAGSDVVVVTAGIPRQPGQTRIDLAGDNAPIMEDIGSSLAEYNDDFVSITTSNPVDLLNRHLYEAGDRDRHEVIGFGGRLDSARFRYVLSDRFDTPVKNVEATILGEHGDAQVPVFSKVRVDGRDPEFTADEREEILGDLQESAMDVIERKGATQWGPATGVAHMVEAVLHDTGEVLPGSLPLDGEFGHDDTAFGVPVKLGSNGVEEVVEWELDDYERELMDEAAEKLSDQYGKIS; translated from the coding sequence ATGACGAAGGTTAGCATCATCGGCGCGGCGGGGACGGTGGGCGCGGCGGCCGGCTACAACCTCGCGCTCCGGGACATCGTCGACGAGCTCGTGTTCGTCGACATCCCGGACCAGCGGGAGACGACGGTGGGACAGGCGGCCGACACCAACCACGGGATCGCGTACGACTCGAACACCACGGTCGTGCAGGGCGAGTACGAGGACACCGCGGGCTCGGACGTCGTGGTCGTCACGGCCGGCATCCCCCGGCAACCGGGCCAGACGCGCATCGACCTCGCGGGGGACAACGCACCGATCATGGAAGACATCGGCTCCTCGCTCGCGGAGTACAACGACGACTTCGTCTCGATCACGACCTCGAACCCGGTCGACCTGCTGAACCGCCACCTGTACGAGGCGGGCGACCGCGACCGGCACGAGGTGATCGGCTTCGGCGGCCGACTCGACTCCGCCCGGTTCCGCTACGTCCTCTCGGACCGCTTCGACACCCCCGTGAAGAACGTCGAGGCGACCATCCTGGGCGAGCACGGCGACGCGCAGGTCCCGGTCTTCTCGAAGGTCCGCGTCGACGGCCGCGACCCCGAGTTCACCGCCGACGAGCGCGAGGAGATCCTCGGCGACCTGCAGGAGTCCGCGATGGACGTCATCGAACGCAAGGGCGCGACCCAGTGGGGCCCGGCGACGGGCGTCGCCCACATGGTCGAGGCCGTCCTGCACGACACCGGCGAGGTGCTCCCTGGCTCGCTCCCGCTCGACGGCGAGTTCGGCCACGATGACACCGCCTTCGGCGTCCCCGTCAAACTCGGCTCGAACGGCGTCGAGGAGGTCGTCGAGTGGGAGCTGGACGACTACGAGCGGGAGCTGATGGACGAGGCCGCCGAGAAGCTCTCCGACCAGTACGGGAAGATCTCGTAG
- the upp gene encoding uracil phosphoribosyltransferase → MPIEERGDAHLITHALAKDTLSRLRDVETSQVAFRKGLVKLGRICGYDIIDGAMETEFVSIRTPLAETTGERVKRLDDVVIVNVLRAATPFVEGLLKAFPRAKQGVISAGRNEEAGMGEDGTFPISIDYTKLPEIRESDTVIVADPMLATGSTMCAVLDHVLEQGPDPEHLFVLSAVSAPDGLVRVGEQFPEADLLTVAIDDHLNDEGFIVPGLGDAGDRAFRTE, encoded by the coding sequence ATGCCAATCGAGGAACGTGGGGACGCGCACCTCATCACCCACGCGCTCGCCAAGGACACCCTCTCGCGGCTTCGCGACGTGGAGACCTCGCAGGTCGCCTTCCGGAAGGGGCTGGTGAAACTCGGCCGCATCTGCGGCTACGACATCATCGACGGCGCGATGGAGACGGAGTTCGTCTCCATCCGGACCCCGCTGGCCGAGACGACCGGCGAGCGGGTGAAGCGGCTCGACGACGTGGTCATCGTCAACGTCCTCCGCGCGGCGACGCCGTTCGTGGAGGGCCTGCTCAAGGCGTTCCCCCGCGCGAAGCAGGGCGTCATCTCGGCCGGCCGTAACGAGGAGGCCGGCATGGGCGAGGACGGCACTTTCCCCATCAGCATCGACTACACGAAGCTCCCCGAGATCAGGGAGTCCGACACGGTCATCGTCGCCGACCCCATGCTCGCGACCGGGTCGACGATGTGTGCCGTGCTCGACCACGTGCTCGAACAGGGTCCCGACCCGGAACACCTGTTCGTGCTCTCGGCGGTCTCGGCGCCCGACGGACTCGTCCGCGTCGGCGAGCAGTTCCCCGAGGCGGACCTGCTCACCGTCGCCATCGACGACCACCTCAACGACGAGGGGTTCATCGTCCCCGGCCTCGGCGACGCCGGAGACCGGGCGTTCCGGACCGAGTAG
- a CDS encoding cysteine hydrolase family protein produces the protein MRFDPDRTAVVVVDMQNGFCHPDGSLHAKRSEAAIEPVGTLVERASAADVPVVYTRDVHPPEQFEDAHYYDEFERWGEHVVEGSWDAELIDDLPTDEAAHVVEKHTYDAFYRTNLEGWLDTHGVDDLVICGTLANVCVLHTAGSAGLRDYRPVVVADALGYITEDHRDYAVEHAGWLFGETTELADVTFE, from the coding sequence ATGAGGTTCGACCCAGATCGCACCGCCGTCGTCGTGGTCGACATGCAGAACGGCTTCTGCCACCCGGACGGCAGCCTGCACGCGAAACGGAGCGAGGCCGCCATCGAACCGGTCGGGACGCTCGTCGAGCGCGCGTCCGCCGCCGACGTTCCGGTCGTGTACACGCGGGACGTCCACCCTCCGGAACAGTTCGAGGACGCCCACTACTACGACGAGTTCGAGCGCTGGGGCGAGCACGTCGTCGAGGGCTCCTGGGACGCCGAACTGATCGACGACCTCCCGACCGACGAGGCCGCCCACGTCGTCGAGAAGCACACCTACGACGCGTTCTACCGGACGAACCTGGAGGGCTGGCTCGACACTCACGGCGTCGACGACCTGGTGATCTGTGGCACCCTCGCGAACGTCTGCGTCCTCCACACTGCCGGCTCGGCCGGGCTTCGCGACTACCGCCCGGTCGTGGTCGCCGACGCGCTCGGCTACATCACCGAGGACCACCGCGACTACGCGGTCGAACACGCCGGTTGGCTGTTCGGCGAGACGACGGAACTGGCGGACGTGACGTTCGAGTGA